One genomic window of Solea solea chromosome 12, fSolSol10.1, whole genome shotgun sequence includes the following:
- the si:dkey-24l11.2 gene encoding uncharacterized protein si:dkey-24l11.2, with product MEKDEEGKAGESQPPPHTQQPCRFFSQGRHCSYGKKCRFLHVTCLPNEPDATPLNSENPGETVGDRPPLVDNSRAAPAGPRRRPCRYFLSGYCAMEDRCRFWHPPQFPLVDNLPVAGSQTRPAQRKPPVPHPSVLHEVKLCDLTEETTGKLRDTEIKQLKKRFPKDQLIIQERSDGKMTYYRVAVAATDPDWPFDLKEIDVMVSFPDNYPQEIFTVDIPLDQALPPVMARHVQQASLEWLQAKHATNQLMGKVELLFRPFLRWLDRSLERLFTEGARQLKKDVDLEKAGLQFISYQELQATVCEKSETDHSADPASDTTTAAAATDADEDTANDGELDNMEGKNGEDGGCKKEQYQEEDEEDGEEVAAASHLVENIKISNPRRGTEVKVLGLRLGENTATVVAQQITVCLQCNRCKVTADLTLSGRTACTAQCDKCSSSISAAFRPCMLHHYSDVLGYLDLHNVVPTDLVLQDCDFIVGCLSCSQESLVQNLSYGQTKEFNCEHCHSKLDVLTESVKFQYIAPRPNKTGTSAVNLKVIRDPAVQKGKPLPEKGTCKHYKQSHRWLRFPCCGRAYPCDGCHDEDQDHPMELATRMLCGYCAKEQPYNNGKPCVSCGSMLTRGARTSHWEGGLGCRSKVKMNRNDRQKYANTNKTISRKAASEKK from the exons ATGGAGAAAGATGAAGAAGGAAAAGCAGGTGAATCACAGCCACCGCCTCATACACAGCAACCGTGTCGCTTCTTCTCTCAGGGAAGACACTGCAGTTATGGCAAGAAATGTAGATTTCtacatgtgacatgtttacCGAACGAGCCAGATGCCACACCTCTGAACTCAGAGAACCCTGGTGAAACTGTGGGGGACAGGCCTCCTCTCGTTGATAACTCCAGGGCTGCTCCAGCAGGACCTCGCCGCCGCCCCTGTCGCTACTTCCTCTCAGGCTACTGTGCCATGGAGGACAGGTGTCGCTTCTGGCATCCGCCACAGTTCCCTTTAGTGGACAATCTGCCTGTTGCAGGCAGTCAAACGAGACCCGCTCAGAGGAAGCCACCAGTACCTCACCCCAGTGTCCTCCATGAGGTCAAGCTGTGTGACTTGACAGAGGAAACCACAGGGAAGCTCCGCGACACTGAAATCAAGCAGCTGAAGAAACGTTTCCCGAAAGACCAGCTGATTATTCAGGAACGAAGTGATGGCAAAATGACTTATTACAGGGTGGCTGTGGCGGCCACGGATCCAGATTGG CCTTTTGACCTGAAAGAAATTGACGTCATGGTGAGCTTCCCTGACAATTACCCACAAGAG ATTTTCACTGTAGATATACCACTGGATCAGGCTCTACCACCTGTGATGGCGAg ACATGTGCAACAAGCATCTTTGGAGTGGCTCCAGGCCAAGCATGCAACCAATCAGCTCATGGGGAAGGTGGAGCTGCTCTTTCGGCCATTTCTCCGCTGGCTGGATCGCAGTTTGGAGAGACTGTTCACTGAAGGAGCGAGGCAG ttgaaAAAAGACGTTGATTTAGAAAAGGCTGGACTGCAGTTTATATCGTACCAGGAGCTCCAGGCTACTGTATGTGAAAAGTCAGAGACTGATCACTCCGCTGATCCTGCTTCTGACAccaccaccgctgctgctgctacggATGCAGATGAAGACACCGCCAATGACGGAGAGCTGGATAATATGGAGGGGAAAAATGGAGAAGATGGAGGTTGTAAGAAGGAGCAGTAtcaggaagaggatgaggaggatggtGAGGAGGTGGCAGCTGCTAGTCATCTGGTGGAGAACATCAAGATTAGCAATCCTCGCAGAGGCACAGAGGTGAAGGTGCTGGGACTGAGGCTGGGGGAGAACACAGCCACTGTCGTTGCCCAACAGATTACAGTTTGCCTTCAGTGCAATAG GTGTAAGGTAACTGCCGATCTGACCCTCTCTGGAAGGACAGCCTGCACAGCTCAGTGTGACAAGTGCAGTTCAAGCATCAGTGCTGCGTTCAGGCCCTGCATGTTGCACCATTACAGCGACGTCCTGGGATACCTGGACCTCCACAACGTTGTGCCCACTGACCTCGTGCTTCAGGACTGTGACTTTATCGTGGGCTGCCTCAGCTGCTCCCAGGAGAGCCTTGTTCAG AACCTTTCCTATGGACAGACAAAGGAGTTTAATTGCGAACACTGCCACAGCAAACTCGATGTACTCACAGAGAGTGTAAAATTCCAATATATTGCGCCACGTCCCAACAAAACAG GTACAAGTGCGGTAAATTTGAAGGTGATAAGAGACCCTGCTGTGCAGAAAGGGAAGCCACTACCAGAAAAAGGAACCTGCAAACATTACAAACAGAGCCATCGCTGGCTGAG GTTTCCCTGCTGCGGCCGGGCTTATCCCTGTGATGGGTGCCACGATGAGGATCAGGACCACCCCATGGAACTGGCCACCAGGATGCTTTGTGGCTACTGTGCCAAAGAACAG CCGTACAACAACGGAAAGCCTTGCGTTAGTTGTGGGAGCATGTTGACGAGAGGCGCTCGCACCAGCCACTGGGAGGGAGGACTGGGCTGCAGGAGCAAAGTCAAAATGAACAG AAATGATCGACAGAAATATGCCAACACCAACAAAACGATTTCAAGGAAAGCAGCCAGTGAGAAGAAGTAG
- the ndufa9a gene encoding NADH dehydrogenase [ubiquinone] 1 alpha subcomplex subunit 9, mitochondrial, protein MATVALVSRPASVLPRISSSCSPAILSTASVATGQQRRLQHTLVPKGKGGRSSSSGISATVFGATGFLGRYVVNRLGRIGSQVVIPHRCDQYDLMYFRPMGDLGQMIFMEWDPRNKDSIKRALEHSNVVINLVGREWETRNYRFEDVFVTIPQQIARAAKEAGVSKLIHMSHLNADIRSPSKYLRNKAVGETAVRDEFPDAIIMKPAEFFGREDRFFNYYANMRWFGNSVPLLSLGKNTEKQPVYVVDVANAIVNAIKDPDSNGKTYALVGPNRYLLHDLVEYIYAVVRRPFVAYPIPRQLYHLGASFFAMTPFEPWTSPDKVDRFHQSDMKYPGLPGLEDLGITPNTVEQKAIQVLRRHRRFRYLETDLDDAKPAKQINY, encoded by the exons ATGGCGACCGTAGCACTGGTTAGCCGTCCTGCGAGTGTCCTTCCGAGGATTTCTA GTAGCTGCTCCCCTGCTATATTGTCGACTGCCTCAGTCGCCACTGGCCAGCAGAGGAGGCTGCAACATACCCTCGTCCCCAAAGGGAAAGGGGGGCGATCTTCTTCCAGTGGAATATCAGCCACGGTGTTTGGGGCCACAGGTTTCCTGGGTCGATATGTTGTCAATCGGCTGG GTCGGATTGGCTCTCAGGTTGTAATCCCACACCGCTGTGATCAGTATGACCTCATGTACTTTAGACCAATGGGCGATCTTGGACAAATGATATTCATG GAGTGGGATCCCAGGAACAAAGACTCCATCAAACGGGCGTTGGAGCACTCTAATGTGGTCATCAACCTGGTGGGCAGAGAGTGGGAGACAAG GAACTATCGCTTTGAGGATGTCTTTGTGACCATCCCTCAGCAGATCGCCAGGGCAGCCAAAGAGGCAGGCGTCTCAAAGTTAATCCACATGTCCCACCTCAACGCTGACATACGCAGCCCATCCAAGTACCTGAGGAACAAG GCTGTGGGAGAGACCGCAGTGAGAGACGAGTTTCCAGATGCAATCATCATGAAGCCCGCTGAGTTCTTTGGGAGAGAGGACAGATTCTTCAACTATTACGCAA acATGCGCTGGTTTGGCAACTCCGTTCCACTCCTGTCACTTGGGAAGAACACGGAGAAACAGCCAGTTTAT GTGGTGGATGTGGCCAATGCCATCGTCAATGCTATCAAAGATCCTGATTCTAATGGAAAGACCTACGCACTAGTCGG CCCCAACCGGTACCTCCTTCACGACCTGGTGGAGTACATCTACGCTGTGGTACGCAGACCTTTTGTGGCCTACCCTATTCCCCGTCAACTCTACCA CCTGGGTGCTAGTTTTTTTGCAATGACCCCCTTTGAGCCGTGGACGAGCCCAGACAAAGTGGACAGG TTTCACCAATCAGACATGAAGTACCCAGGACTTCCTGGTCTGGAGGATCTCGGTATCACTCCCAACACCGTGGAACAAAAGGCTATCCAGGTTCTGCGTCGTCACCGTCGGTTCCGTTACCTGGAAACTGACTTGGACGACGCAAAGCCAGCCAAGCAGATCAACTATTAA
- the ch25hl1.1 gene encoding cholesterol 25-hydroxylase-like protein 1, member 1, whose protein sequence is MLNISELPPQQQQQQQQQQLLPFRTSDRLLQPFWDSLLLHHLPLISSPFFPVLLAFSSYFIFSVPFAALDLLGEKLPVMHQYKIQPDRQPTLAMMANSFFKALYNHVVFVLPSVVIGVFVLPALTLPHEAPTLYEVFVDGLAVLLLFDMQYYIWHFIHHKHSQLYRWVHAIHHEYMAPFSWSTEQLSIPELMTVGLWSNQDPVLLKCHPLTTWFVTVFSIWMSVEDHIGYDLPWTLNHLMPFSLLGGAPAHDMHHQKPNSNYAPFFSHWDIIFGTKVPLKIIRD, encoded by the coding sequence ATGTTGAACATCAGTGAGCtgccgccgcagcagcagcagcagcagcagcagcagcagctccttccCTTCAGGACCTCAGACCGTCTGCTGCAGCCTTTCTGGGATAGCTTGCTTCTTCACCACCTGCCTCTTATCTCGTCACCCTTTTTCCCAGTTCTTCTGGCCTTTTCCAGTTATTTCATCTTCAGCGTGCCTTTCGCCGCTCTAGATCTCCTGGGAGAGAAGCTGCCCGTGATGCATCAGTACAAGATCCAGCCAGACAGACAGCCGACACTGGCCATGATGGCCAACAGTTTCTTCAAGGCGCTGTACAACCACGTCGTCTTTGTCCTCCCGTCCGTCGTCATTGGAGTGTTCGTGTTGCCCGCACTGACACTGCCACACGAGGCTCCCACTCTGTATGAGGTGTTCGTAGATGGACTGGCAGTTCTTCTCCTCTTTGACATGCAGTATTACATTTGGCATTTCATACATCATAAGCACTCGCAGCTGTACCGGTGGGTCCACGCCATCCACCACGAGTACATGGCGCCGTTCTCATGGTCGACGGAGCAGCTCAGCATCCCAGAGCTCATGACCGTGGGTCTCTGGAGCAACCAGGACCCTGTTCTTCTAAAATGTCACCCACTGACCACGTGGTTCGTCACTGTGTTCAGTATCTGGATGTCCGTGGAGGACCACATAGGCTATGACCTGCCGTGGACCCTCAATCATCTGATGCCTTTCAGTCTGCTGGGCGGTGCACCTGCTCATGACATGCACCACCAGAAGCCAAACAGTAACTACGCTCCATTCTTCAGCCATTGGGACATCATCTTCGGCACCAAGGTTCCTCTAAAAATAATAAGAGATTGA